Proteins encoded together in one Quercus lobata isolate SW786 chromosome 3, ValleyOak3.0 Primary Assembly, whole genome shotgun sequence window:
- the LOC115979916 gene encoding uncharacterized protein LOC115979916 isoform X2, translating into MWHCNATAGERKMECFRLCSSTSTPPTLLFHKAVINLNGHNFPSNLKNPKLFCPSLSTPKYTVNCNCRERTKGEAPLSSTSAYAVLGVEPDCSAAELKAAFRAKVKQFHPDVNRDLADSDSMIRRVIEAYEILSNYSRSEIIERECIDPFEKPECEAFDIFVNEVLCVGKGCPYSCVKRAPHAFSFASTGSARVSSQGHGEDYQVQLAVGQCPRSCIHYVTPSQRIILEELLDSILSMPYNSSAEAELLYSLLVKAKFENNRYQKPKKQPKTSTQHVDWF; encoded by the exons ATGTGGCACTGTAATGCCACTGCCGGAGAGAGAAAGATGGAATGTTTTCGTCTATGCAGTTCAACTTCAACCCCTCCAACTCTCCTATTTCATAAAGCCGTTATAAATCTTAACGGTCACAATTTTCCCTCGaatttaaaaaacccaaaattatttTGTCCTTCTCTTTCAACTCCTAAATACACAGTGAATTGCAATTGCAGAGAAAGAACCAAAGGGGAGGCTCCTCTGTCCAGTACTTCCGCTTACGCCGTGCTCGGCGTCGAACCCGACTGCTCAGCTGCCGAGCTCAAAGCCGCTTTCCGAGCTAAA GTGAAGCAATTCCATCCTGATGTGAATAGAGATTTGGCAGATTCTGATTCAATGATTCGCCGTGTAATTGAGGCATATGAG ATATTATCAAACTACAGCCGATCAGAGATTATTGAGAG GGAATGTATAGATCCATTCGAAAAACCAGAATGTGAAGCTTTTGATATCTTTGTTAATGAGGTTCTCTGTGTTGGCAAAG GGTGTCCATATTCATGTGTAAAAAGGGCACCTCATGCCTTCTCATTTGCATCTACTGGGAGTGCTAGAGTGTCTTCACAAG GTCATGGGGAAGACTACCAAGTTCAGCTCGCAGTAGGTCAATGCCCAAGAAGTTGTATCCATTACGTTACGCCTTCACAGAGGATTATCTTAGAGGAGCTGCTAGACAG TATCTTGAGCATGCCTTATAATTCATCAGCCGAGGCAGAATTGCTTTATTCTCTTCTAGTTAAAGCCAAGTTTGAGAACAATCGGTACCAAAAGCCGAAGAAACAACCCAAAACTTCAACCCAACATGTTGATTGGTTTTAA
- the LOC115979916 gene encoding uncharacterized protein LOC115979916 isoform X3 — protein MWHCNATAGERKMECFRLCSSTSTPPTLLFHKAVINLNGHNFPSNLKNPKLFCPSLSTPKYTVNCNCRERTKGEAPLSSTSAYAVLGVEPDCSAAELKAAFRAKVKQFHPDVNRDLADSDSMIRRVIEAYEYVQILSNYSRSEIIERECIDPFEKPECEAFDIFVNEVLCVGKGHGEDYQVQLAVGQCPRSCIHYVTPSQRIILEELLDSILSMPYNSSAEAELLYSLLVKAKFENNRYQKPKKQPKTSTQHVDWF, from the exons ATGTGGCACTGTAATGCCACTGCCGGAGAGAGAAAGATGGAATGTTTTCGTCTATGCAGTTCAACTTCAACCCCTCCAACTCTCCTATTTCATAAAGCCGTTATAAATCTTAACGGTCACAATTTTCCCTCGaatttaaaaaacccaaaattatttTGTCCTTCTCTTTCAACTCCTAAATACACAGTGAATTGCAATTGCAGAGAAAGAACCAAAGGGGAGGCTCCTCTGTCCAGTACTTCCGCTTACGCCGTGCTCGGCGTCGAACCCGACTGCTCAGCTGCCGAGCTCAAAGCCGCTTTCCGAGCTAAA GTGAAGCAATTCCATCCTGATGTGAATAGAGATTTGGCAGATTCTGATTCAATGATTCGCCGTGTAATTGAGGCATATGAG TATGTGCAGATATTATCAAACTACAGCCGATCAGAGATTATTGAGAG GGAATGTATAGATCCATTCGAAAAACCAGAATGTGAAGCTTTTGATATCTTTGTTAATGAGGTTCTCTGTGTTGGCAAAG GTCATGGGGAAGACTACCAAGTTCAGCTCGCAGTAGGTCAATGCCCAAGAAGTTGTATCCATTACGTTACGCCTTCACAGAGGATTATCTTAGAGGAGCTGCTAGACAG TATCTTGAGCATGCCTTATAATTCATCAGCCGAGGCAGAATTGCTTTATTCTCTTCTAGTTAAAGCCAAGTTTGAGAACAATCGGTACCAAAAGCCGAAGAAACAACCCAAAACTTCAACCCAACATGTTGATTGGTTTTAA
- the LOC115979916 gene encoding uncharacterized protein LOC115979916 isoform X1 — translation MWHCNATAGERKMECFRLCSSTSTPPTLLFHKAVINLNGHNFPSNLKNPKLFCPSLSTPKYTVNCNCRERTKGEAPLSSTSAYAVLGVEPDCSAAELKAAFRAKVKQFHPDVNRDLADSDSMIRRVIEAYEYVQILSNYSRSEIIERECIDPFEKPECEAFDIFVNEVLCVGKGCPYSCVKRAPHAFSFASTGSARVSSQGHGEDYQVQLAVGQCPRSCIHYVTPSQRIILEELLDSILSMPYNSSAEAELLYSLLVKAKFENNRYQKPKKQPKTSTQHVDWF, via the exons ATGTGGCACTGTAATGCCACTGCCGGAGAGAGAAAGATGGAATGTTTTCGTCTATGCAGTTCAACTTCAACCCCTCCAACTCTCCTATTTCATAAAGCCGTTATAAATCTTAACGGTCACAATTTTCCCTCGaatttaaaaaacccaaaattatttTGTCCTTCTCTTTCAACTCCTAAATACACAGTGAATTGCAATTGCAGAGAAAGAACCAAAGGGGAGGCTCCTCTGTCCAGTACTTCCGCTTACGCCGTGCTCGGCGTCGAACCCGACTGCTCAGCTGCCGAGCTCAAAGCCGCTTTCCGAGCTAAA GTGAAGCAATTCCATCCTGATGTGAATAGAGATTTGGCAGATTCTGATTCAATGATTCGCCGTGTAATTGAGGCATATGAG TATGTGCAGATATTATCAAACTACAGCCGATCAGAGATTATTGAGAG GGAATGTATAGATCCATTCGAAAAACCAGAATGTGAAGCTTTTGATATCTTTGTTAATGAGGTTCTCTGTGTTGGCAAAG GGTGTCCATATTCATGTGTAAAAAGGGCACCTCATGCCTTCTCATTTGCATCTACTGGGAGTGCTAGAGTGTCTTCACAAG GTCATGGGGAAGACTACCAAGTTCAGCTCGCAGTAGGTCAATGCCCAAGAAGTTGTATCCATTACGTTACGCCTTCACAGAGGATTATCTTAGAGGAGCTGCTAGACAG TATCTTGAGCATGCCTTATAATTCATCAGCCGAGGCAGAATTGCTTTATTCTCTTCTAGTTAAAGCCAAGTTTGAGAACAATCGGTACCAAAAGCCGAAGAAACAACCCAAAACTTCAACCCAACATGTTGATTGGTTTTAA